The proteins below come from a single Rosa rugosa chromosome 2, drRosRugo1.1, whole genome shotgun sequence genomic window:
- the LOC133733878 gene encoding NAC domain-containing protein 76 has product MMSAGNGQLTVPPGFRFHPTDEELLYYYLRKKVSYEAIDLDVIREVDLNKLEPWDLKEKCRIGSGPQNEWYFFSHKDKKYPTGTRTNRATTAGFWKATGRDKAIHLSDSTRIGMRKTLVFYTGRAPHGQKTDWIMHEYRLEDHHDNINVHEVQEDGWVVCRVFKKKNHINRGFQPEFGHHQEVEHDLITHMKASGSHAQVVLDHHHHHQPKQNHHHHLEASLYDYPNTFDGSMHLPQLFSPESAAAAAANNSSSFLSAPNTNMSALNPLDLECSQNLLKLTSTTAGSCGLNMQQQQQQQQQEMRSFNGDWSFLDKLLQSHHPQPQDHHHVATAAATTSTTQRLFPFQYLGCSGSTTHVDILKFSK; this is encoded by the exons ATGATGTCTGCAGGCAATGGACAGCTGACTGTTCCTCCTGGCTTCCGATTTCATCCAACGGACGAGGAGCTTCTCTACTATTACCTCAGGAAGAAGGTCTCTTATGAAGCCATCGACCTTGATGTTATCAGGGAGGTCGATCTCAACAAACTGGAACCCTGGGACCTTAAAG AGAAATGCAGAATAGGATCAGGGCCTCAGAATGAGTGGTACTTCTTCAGCCACAAGGATAAGAAGTATCCAACAGGAACTAGAACAAACCGAGCAACTACAGCTGGGTTTTGGAAGGCAACTGGGAGAGATAAAGCCATCCACCTCAGCGATTCCACGAGGATTGGAATGAGGAAAACCCTAGTCTTCTACACCGGCCGCGCTCCTCATGGCCAAAAGACTGACTGGATCATGCACGAGTATCGCCTTGAAGATCATCATGATAATATTAATGTCCATGAAGTTCAG GAGGACGGATGGGTGGTTTGTAGGGTTTTCAAGAAGAAGAATCACATTAACAGAGGTTTTCAGCCAGAGTTTGGTCATCATCAAGAAGTAGAACATGACTTGATCACGCACATGAAGGCAAGTGGTTCTCATGCCCAAGTAGTActagatcatcatcatcatcatcagccaAAACAAAACCATCACCACCATCTGGAAGCTTCACTGTATGATTACCCTAACACTTTCGATGGTTCGATGCACCTGCCGCAGTTGTTCAGTCCAGAGTCCGCAGCTGCTGCAGCAGCTAATAATTCATCATCATTTCTATCTGCACCTAATACCAATATGTCGGCTTTGAACCCCCTGGACTTGGAGTGCTCTCAAAACCTGTTAAAGCTAACCTCCACCACGGCCGGTTCTTGTGGACTCAATATgcaacagcaacagcaacagcagcagcaggaGATGAGGTCGTTCAATGGTGATTGGTCATTCTTGGACAAGCTCCTCCAATCTCATCACCCTCAGCCCCAGGATCATCATCATGTGGCCACTGCCGCCGCTACTACTTCAACAACGCAGAGATTATTTCCATTTCAATACCTTGGCTGCAGCGGATCAACTACTCATGTCGACATTTTAAAGTTCTCcaagtag
- the LOC133732483 gene encoding uncharacterized protein LOC133732483, whose translation MALSTNCLLLLPKLLAPTQTQSPATFHFNHSRPYNHSSTAESSVSLWLHNENPKFKTNSANADKQEVEVNKEEEEYQVLTAIRSSYNEIVIVDTAQARMLLLDSTHNVHSILYKHQKWTNSYWDEFASLPPIVPEGPIAILGLGGGTAAHLMLDLWPSLQLEGWEIDEILIHKAREYFGLSDLEKHSHAGGILNIHIGDAFSPSVRISGGYAGIIVDLFSDGKVLPQLEEVTTWLELKNLLMPKGRLMVNCGGIDGTDVNNGIVHPNNTDDSWVYNPAIKALSEAFPGQVSWKKMPANFGANYLGLTGPLPEFTSWSAAVPGPLTANVKQWRPC comes from the exons ATGGCTCTCTCAACGAATTGCCTGCTTCTCCTACCCAAACTACTCGCTCCAACTCAAACTCAGTCGCCGGCCACTTTTCATTTCAATCATTCCCGGCCTTATAACCATAGCTCTACAGCAGAGTCCTCTGTTTCGCTTTGGTTGCATAATGAGAATCCAAAATTCAAGACTAACTCAGCCAATGCAGATAAGCAAGAAGTGGAAGTgaacaaggaagaagaagaatatcaaGTACTAACAGCTATAAGAAGCAGTTACAATGAAATTGTAATCGTGGACACTGCTCAAGCAAGAATGTTGCTTCTTGACTCTACTC ATAATGTGCATAGTATTCTTTACAAGCACCAGAAATGGACTAATTCGTATTGG GATGAGTTTGCTAGCTTGCCTCCTATTGTCCCAGAAGGTCCTATTGCCATTTTGGGCTTG GGTGGAGGAACAGCTGCGCATTTGATGCTCGACTTGTGGCCGTCTTTGCAGCTTGAAGGTTGGGAGATTGATGAAATT TTGATTCACAAAGCAAGAGAATATTTTGGGCTGTCGGATCTTGAGAAGCATTCACATGCTGGTGGCATACTTAACATCCATATTGGTGATGCATTTTCTCCTTCAGTTCGTATTTCTGGAGGATATGCTG GCATCATTGTTGACTTGTTTTCTGATGGAAAAGTTCTGCCACAGTTGGAGGAG GTCACTACTTGGTTGGAATTGAAGAATCTGCTGATGCCCAAAGGTCGTCTTATGGTGAATTGTGGTGGCATAGATGGCACTGATGTAAATAATGGAATAGTTCATCCAAACAATACTGATGACAGTTGGGTATACAATCCGGCTATCAAGGCATTATCTGAAGCTTTCCCCGGACAA GTAAGCTGGAAGAAAATGCCAGCAAATTTTGGTGCAAATTATCTTGGACTGACTGGACCTTTGCCTGAGTTTACTTCGTGGTCTGCTGCAGTACCAGGCCCCTTGACTGCCAATGTGAAGCAATGGAGACCATGCTAA